gttaaaaaatgtcaaatctaGCTTCAATTCTTCTGGGTCTATCTGTTTAGCACTTAAATCAGCTGTCGTCGATTTGCttctctgaaaataaaaataaatcaatttaaatactatttttcatcaaaataaaatatcaattgtgttttaaatgtaaaaaaaatggtaaattgTCAATGCCAAGGTAAGGAGACGCGTAATTCATATGAATAAACAGAGATACGGGGTGACCGCAATAGTGAACAGAGATACGGGATAGATACAGTAGTGGACAGAGACACGGGGTATATACAGTAGTGAACAGAGATACGTTGCATATACAGTATACGTTGTTAACAGAGACACGGGGAATATACAGTAGTGAACAGGGATACGGAGTATATGCAATAGTGAACAGAGATACGGAGTATATGCAATAGTAAACAGAGATACGGGAAATATACTGTAGTGACTGAGATACGGGATAATTAAAGCACTGAAATGAGATACGGGATATGAACGACAATAAAATGAGATACGGGgtatacaacaataaaaaaagcTATAATCTAACtagaaatataataataaaattgagaatgaaaatatcTTTACCTTAAATATCCTGCTTACAAAGCGTCTGACAGAGCTTGTTCTCTTTATGTCATTGGTTCTGTCGGCCTTTAGTATTTCTGCATCACTTCTTGTTCTTATGCTGATGTGTCCTATTAAATATATTGTTATAGTTTTTTAAGTACTTCAGCCTTAGTATTTTGGTCACGTGTTCTGAAAGGATCTTAAAGCataatattagttacatggtTTAAAAGagagaaattaaaatcaaaagagGATCTGGTCGAATTCATATTTTTTCGGTCGAATCTCCTTTTGCTTTTACTTAGTACCCTTTGTTGATACGTATATAGGGAGTTGATGAATTTGTTTGTTCaaacaacttttaaatttgtattaagtTTCCCGGGGACTCATCTCGTCTGCTTACAGTTAGCTAAGCTTTTCGGTTTTCTtatcataaataataattatatatagtaTAGAGCATAATCAATCAATATCTTATTATAAACTtactattttctttattttcatctgTATCAGTTCTATGTTTTATGGCATGTGATAGTTCAAGTTTTTGCTGGAGATCTTTTTGTTCTTCGGTGAAAGCTTTCACTCTCTCGTGAAGTTTTGAGACTGAGGATTTCAGCATTATGTTGTATTCAGTATTGCTACTACTTGGATACTTTAGATAAACAAACCAATAATTTAGCATTAATATTGTGTAATACACTAgtcattttcttttctacaaaATCGAAACAAACTTTCGACAAATCAAGTGAATATACCTAGTTATGAATTaactttttaacaatttacatgcattttgtacatgtatcataaaatCTAAAAACTTGACATTACCAACAACAACAATGACTCGCCTCACGGATACGATCTCATGGAACAATTATTAATGATTCAAATTTAGGACTTCGTACCAATACATACTGATTTATTAATTtcgttatttatttatatttttttaaaaaggatgcaaaattatagtatattttttaaataccaGATGGTACTGCTCTTTTGATCCACCTGGTTCACATGAGGCCGATAATGGACACACTGCTGGACTATGAAAATCTTCAAACATCTTTCTGATCTGTTCCTGTATTTTTTTCTCTCGTCTCTCCTCTTTTTCTTCTTTCCATTTTTTCTCTCTTTCGAATGCTTCAACAAGTTTTTGTCGCTCTGCATCCCTAACTGATTGGAAGAACGCTACACGGTCCTTTTCACTAGCTGTTTCTTCTGTTAGTGCCTCTGTTTCGACCTGATTATAACAAATCTCCTGTGTAATAATCTTTGGTTTGGCTCGTGTGTTCAGTGTTGACATTACTTCGTCGACTTGTGTGTTCAACGTTGACATTACTTCGTCGACTTGTGTGTTCAGTGTTGCAGTAAGTCTATCAAGCTCTTCACGTCTGGCTTCTCCAAAGAAAGCGATTATTTCCTCTTCACTCTCCGTTTCTGTGTTCTCTGCTTCAGCGTTTTGTTCTTGTGTGGTTACAGTTAGTCTATCAAACTCTTTGGTTCTGGCATTTCCAAAGAAAGCAATTCTTTCCTCTTCATTCGCTGTTTCTGTGTTCTCTGTTTCAGCGTTTTGTTCTTTCATTGTGTCAGTAAGTCTCTCAAACTCTTTGGTTCTGGCATTTCCAAAGAAAGCAATTATTTCCTCTTCACTCGCTGTTTCTGTGTTCTCTGCTTCAACGTTTTGTTCAATCATTGTTGCAGTAAGTCTCTTAAACTCTTTGGTTCTGGCATTTCCAAAGAAAGCATTTCTTTCCTCTTCACTCGCTGTTTCTGTGTTCTCTGCTTCAACATTTTGTTCTGTCATTGTTGCAGTAAGTCTCTGAATCTCTTTGGTTCTTGCACTTCCAAAGAAAGCTTCTCTTTCCTCTTCACTCGCTGTGTCTGTGTCCAATGCTTGTTGAACTGACACTGCATCTGATTCTGTTTCGCTGCAAGCAGCATGCAATACTGATATGATAAATCCGCTCAAGTTGCGTTCAAAGATCGCGTTATCTTCATCCATACCTGAAAATTGCACAACGATATATTAAAGGCCAGGCTGAcggcaaaaaaaaaatcccaccatATTATAACATAACCTGATTGTCCCATGTCAATTGACAAGTTTCGATTTTCCAAGTCGGCTTATCCATACAAAATTTCAGTTTAATTTTATATTCCATAATTCCAGCATTTCCGTAATAGTAACTGTATATTAGAAAATTTCCACTTcatttattcttatatatatacagaagTATCTATGAAAGCGTGTTTGCTCTATGGTGCCGAGTAGGAATTCTTTACCGCTAAACTATAAATCACCGCTAAGTtccgtttttttaattttaatttttcattgctAACGTCAAAAATGGAAATAAGTTGAGCCTAATAACTTGTTTTGTCCTAAATCCGGAGAATGGCCTTAATTATGTTAGACGCTTAAAACTTTCCTGAAATACCAACAAAGATCATATTCTTTTTAATGC
Above is a window of Mytilus galloprovincialis chromosome 7, xbMytGall1.hap1.1, whole genome shotgun sequence DNA encoding:
- the LOC143084291 gene encoding uncharacterized protein LOC143084291, yielding MNQEIKELSMDEDNAIFERNLSGFIISVLHAACSETESDAVSVQQALDTDTASEEEREAFFGSARTKEIQRLTATMTEQNVEAENTETASEEERNAFFGNARTKEFKRLTATMIEQNVEAENTETASEEEIIAFFGNARTKEFERLTDTMKEQNAETENTETANEEERIAFFGNARTKEFDRLTVTTQEQNAEAENTETESEEEIIAFFGEARREELDRLTATLNTQVDEVMSTLNTQVDEVMSTLNTRAKPKIITQEICYNQVETEALTEETASEKDRVAFFQSVRDAERQKLVEAFEREKKWKEEKEERREKKIQEQIRKMFEDFHSPAVCPLSASCEPGGSKEQYHLYPSSSNTEYNIMLKSSVSKLHERVKAFTEEQKDLQQKLELSHAIKHRTDTDENKENRHISIRTRSDAEILKADRTNDIKRTSSVRRFVSRIFKRSKSTTADLSAKQIDPEELKLDLTFFNDKKEDDHEHDEDQPDTARTSNSEWFTLSDTEEPPRPRLKPFFTPLKETHETTISKSTSHKAAESVNTLLLNEPNKPVPIEKPVRKHIDSNNARPLSRFQRLRKWFKRRCCCCCSQNTEDRDTVCS